One window from the genome of Oryctolagus cuniculus chromosome 1, mOryCun1.1, whole genome shotgun sequence encodes:
- the SWI5 gene encoding DNA repair protein SWI5 homolog: MGAARAAPAPPTLGAGRISVGCARSFLGALSWRPSRNSSWSADPGGRSPARALDPLSPQAPPHRGPRTPGLRRTAAGPSRRCRGAFRSPRPTSTTGQAEGTREESLHLDIQNLKERRDMLDKEISQLLSEGYSVDELEDHVTQLHEYNDIKDVAQMLLGKLAVIRGVTTKELYPEFGLDVND; the protein is encoded by the exons ATGGGAGCTGCGCGCGCAGCTCCGGCACCGCCcactctgggggcggggcggaTTTCCGTTGGGTGCGCGCGCAGCTTTCTGGGAGCGCTGTCATGGCGTCCCTCACGGAATTCTAGTTGGTCGGCGGACCCCGGAGGCCGCTCCCCGGCCCGCGCCCTGGACCCCCTTTCGCCACAGGCGCCCCCGCACCGGGGCCCTCGGACCCCAGGGCTCAGGAG GACTGCAGCAGGACCCAGCCGCCGCTGCCGCGGGGCCTTCCGGTCGCCG CGACCGACCTCTACGACTGGCCAGGCTGAGGGGACCCGGGAGGAGTCTCTGCACCTTGACATTCAGAACCTGAAGGAGAGGAGGGACATGCTGGACAAGGAGATCTCCCAGTTACTGTCTGA AGGCTACAGTGTGGACGAACTGGAGGACCACGTCACCCAGCTCCACGAGTACAACGACATCAAGGACGTGGCGCAGATGCTGCTGGGCAAGCTGG CTGTGATCCGAGGTGTCACCACCAAAGAGTTGTATCCGGAATTCGGGCTGGACGTGAATGACTGA